In Treponema primitia ZAS-2, a genomic segment contains:
- a CDS encoding branched-chain amino acid ABC transporter permease gives METGVIFLQQLLNGVSLGSIYALIALGYTMVYGIVLLINFAHGDILMVGAYAGYFVLSKFGVSPLTLAAAFLFAMTLCGCLGVFIERFAYRPLRGAPRLNSLITAIAVSLILQNGARVLPFIGPNPRQFPQPPVVNISLGIISISNIQIIVILSSAALMLGLNYIVNYTRRGKAMQAVSFDLQASSLMGIPVNGTISFTFALGSVLAAAGGILFACAYPQVSPTMGTMPGLKAFVAAVLGGIGSVPGAMLGGFILGIAETMTKGFISSQYADAISFSILIVILLVKPSGILGKKARVKV, from the coding sequence GTGGAAACGGGCGTAATTTTTTTACAACAGCTTCTTAACGGTGTATCCCTGGGCAGTATCTATGCTTTGATAGCCCTGGGGTACACCATGGTCTACGGCATAGTGCTGCTCATCAACTTTGCCCATGGGGATATTCTCATGGTGGGGGCCTATGCGGGCTACTTTGTGCTGAGCAAATTCGGCGTAAGCCCCCTGACCCTGGCCGCAGCTTTTCTGTTCGCCATGACCCTCTGCGGATGCCTGGGGGTCTTTATTGAACGCTTTGCCTACCGCCCCCTGAGGGGGGCGCCCAGGCTCAACTCCCTGATAACCGCCATCGCGGTTTCCCTTATTTTACAGAACGGCGCCCGGGTGTTGCCCTTTATCGGGCCCAACCCCCGGCAGTTTCCCCAGCCGCCGGTGGTGAATATTTCCTTGGGGATTATTTCGATTTCCAATATCCAGATTATCGTGATTTTGTCTTCCGCAGCCCTGATGTTGGGGCTTAACTATATTGTCAACTATACTCGGCGGGGGAAGGCCATGCAGGCGGTTTCCTTTGACCTCCAGGCTTCCAGCCTCATGGGGATTCCGGTGAACGGCACCATTTCTTTCACCTTTGCCCTGGGGTCGGTGCTGGCCGCCGCCGGGGGCATACTCTTTGCCTGCGCCTACCCCCAGGTTTCCCCCACCATGGGGACCATGCCGGGGCTCAAGGCCTTTGTGGCGGCGGTCCTGGGGGGCATAGGCTCGGTGCCCGGGGCCATGCTGGGGGGCTTCATCCTGGGTATCGCAGAAACCATGACCAAGGGCTTCATCTCCTCCCAGTATGCGGACGCTATT